One part of the Tunicatimonas pelagia genome encodes these proteins:
- a CDS encoding helix-turn-helix domain-containing protein encodes MFKIPEDLLTMPEHHQVIHLDGCKIIESCHHEKLVADSIYVNERVLLCMLSGKIALDFASGTDTVEEGQVGLLNRNVYAPYRKHGTPERGYASVLFFLNDAFIQRFLAERKIVPSHPAKAQDHFVTEPTLQFLDFVRSVLNLFQSKLKYDRQLLQLKVTELLIHLTNQHPEIASQLLSGPIVAQKDLVDVMEQNYLKYASLEEFAAMSGRSLATFKRDFQRTFKVTPAKWLRVKRLEQAHYLLQHTGTNVTKVYNQVGFANYSHFSRVFKDHFGYGPGSMK; translated from the coding sequence ATGTTCAAAATTCCTGAGGATCTGCTGACTATGCCAGAGCACCATCAAGTGATTCATTTGGACGGTTGCAAGATCATAGAATCCTGTCATCACGAAAAGCTGGTGGCCGACTCTATCTATGTCAATGAGCGGGTATTGCTCTGCATGCTGTCTGGTAAGATTGCTTTGGATTTTGCTTCGGGCACCGACACCGTTGAGGAAGGGCAGGTGGGGCTGTTGAACCGAAATGTATATGCCCCCTACCGCAAGCACGGAACGCCCGAACGGGGCTACGCCAGCGTATTATTCTTTTTAAACGATGCATTTATTCAACGGTTCTTAGCTGAACGTAAGATCGTGCCGTCGCATCCGGCCAAGGCGCAAGACCATTTTGTCACAGAGCCGACCCTTCAATTTCTGGACTTCGTACGTTCGGTGCTCAACCTGTTTCAAAGTAAGCTTAAGTACGACCGGCAGTTACTGCAACTCAAAGTAACGGAGCTACTCATTCACCTCACCAACCAGCATCCTGAGATCGCTTCCCAGCTACTTTCCGGGCCCATAGTGGCGCAGAAAGACTTAGTGGACGTTATGGAGCAAAACTATCTGAAGTATGCATCGCTGGAAGAGTTTGCCGCCATGAGCGGTCGCAGTTTGGCGACCTTTAAGCGGGATTTTCAGCGTACTTTTAAAGTGACCCCGGCTAAATGGCTTCGGGTCAAACGGCTGGAACAAGCTCATTATCTGCTCCAGCACACGGGCACCAACGTAACGAAAGTGTACAATCAGGTTGGTTTTGCCAACTATTCGCACTTCTCCCGGGTATTTAAAGACCATTTCGGCTATGGACCAGGAAGCATGAAATGA
- a CDS encoding cytochrome P460 family protein: MIRHTSLFGLAGALYLLSALSMACSEGENNPQPIAVLPDSLGVTSPDDTLTDAGEGYPDSVALTLTDRYGPPIYFYAQVDKRGDYFRRMFMDTASFRVAATTGQIPDGALIAMETWANESSQSSVFYRTKRGDGWLSGSFSPTRPDFSDAVDINSCRNCHQTAQTTDFTFTRPLMQRAARENQVQFIECDRGPTEPCDLEVYLGNL; the protein is encoded by the coding sequence ATGATTCGGCACACATCGTTATTCGGATTAGCAGGGGCACTTTACCTGCTCAGCGCACTAAGTATGGCTTGCTCGGAAGGAGAGAACAATCCCCAGCCGATAGCAGTCCTTCCCGATAGCCTGGGCGTAACCTCCCCGGACGATACCTTGACAGACGCGGGGGAGGGGTACCCGGACTCCGTAGCCTTGACCCTAACCGACCGCTACGGTCCGCCCATATACTTCTACGCTCAGGTAGATAAACGTGGCGACTACTTTCGCCGAATGTTTATGGACACCGCCTCGTTTCGGGTCGCCGCTACTACAGGGCAAATTCCCGATGGTGCCCTCATTGCCATGGAAACCTGGGCTAACGAAAGCAGCCAAAGCTCGGTATTTTACCGCACCAAGCGAGGGGATGGGTGGCTCAGCGGGTCGTTCAGCCCCACTCGCCCCGATTTTAGCGATGCCGTTGATATCAACAGTTGTCGCAACTGTCACCAAACTGCCCAGACTACTGATTTTACCTTTACCCGTCCGCTCATGCAGCGGGCGGCCCGGGAAAATCAGGTGCAGTTTATTGAGTGCGACCGAGGGCCAACCGAACCTTGTGACCTGGAAGTATACTTAGGAAATCTATAA
- a CDS encoding DUF1349 domain-containing protein yields the protein MLTEPVNAQTFRDDFASPNSLNNWQQLEVDGWQSKVRSLEIQNGHLVMEPTSSGWFEDNVAGFLYREYTGNFELTARLKVSGTTTDLPQTAFSLAGLFVRAPHELRADTWQPGQENWMFFSIGSATEPGTPQFEIKSTYQSQSTLKIYPAQDAWVTLKLVRVDEVFTLLHCFDGQDWQLLDQFIRPDLPETLQLGITAYADWPSVAEVYPDYAQYNRQGTPQDRGNLVARFDFISISPTPIEKELPIANLIGEQVLTSVQEATTETTHAKQ from the coding sequence ATGCTTACTGAACCTGTAAATGCGCAGACATTTCGCGACGATTTCGCCTCGCCCAATAGCCTGAACAACTGGCAACAACTAGAAGTGGACGGCTGGCAATCCAAAGTGCGTTCGCTGGAGATACAAAATGGTCATCTAGTGATGGAACCGACTTCCAGTGGCTGGTTTGAGGATAACGTAGCTGGTTTTCTCTATCGAGAGTATACTGGCAACTTTGAACTCACCGCCCGCCTGAAGGTAAGCGGTACCACGACGGACCTTCCCCAAACGGCCTTTTCACTCGCTGGTCTCTTTGTGCGAGCTCCTCACGAATTGCGAGCCGATACCTGGCAGCCAGGACAAGAAAACTGGATGTTCTTCAGTATTGGTTCGGCTACCGAACCCGGAACACCGCAGTTCGAGATCAAAAGCACCTACCAAAGCCAATCTACCCTAAAAATCTATCCGGCGCAAGATGCGTGGGTCACCCTCAAGCTAGTGCGGGTGGATGAGGTCTTCACCCTGCTACACTGCTTTGATGGGCAAGACTGGCAACTGCTGGATCAATTCATTCGCCCGGACTTACCCGAAACCCTTCAGTTGGGGATCACGGCCTACGCGGACTGGCCATCGGTGGCCGAAGTATACCCGGACTACGCGCAGTATAACCGGCAGGGTACGCCGCAGGACCGAGGTAATCTAGTGGCCCGCTTTGATTTTATTAGCATTTCTCCTACTCCGATAGAGAAGGAACTGCCCATTGCCAACCTCATTGGCGAACAGGTACTGACTTCGGTCCAGGAAGCAACTACCGAAACAACCCATGCGAAGCAATAG
- a CDS encoding c-type cytochrome, with translation MRSNSLRWIVEGWLMVGGLLGCQKEENTALPAITSTEAFFDEAVTPIFFQNCNYCHSTEQATAGIVLDTYADARAVALNGQLLGAVNHVSGYTPMPLNAPQLPDEEIATIRRWVEAVLADADN, from the coding sequence ATGCGAAGCAATAGCCTACGATGGATCGTCGAAGGTTGGCTAATGGTCGGGGGGCTTTTGGGCTGTCAGAAAGAGGAGAACACGGCTCTCCCAGCCATCACCTCTACCGAAGCCTTCTTTGATGAAGCAGTTACTCCGATCTTTTTCCAAAACTGTAATTATTGCCATAGCACGGAGCAGGCGACGGCGGGCATCGTGCTGGATACTTACGCCGATGCCCGTGCTGTGGCCCTCAACGGACAGTTGCTGGGAGCAGTCAACCACGTATCGGGCTACACCCCGATGCCCCTCAACGCCCCCCAACTTCCTGACGAAGAGATTGCCACGATCCGAAGATGGGTGGAGGCAGTTCTCGCAGACGCAGACAACTGA
- a CDS encoding SDR family NAD(P)-dependent oxidoreductase, with protein sequence MKLKNKLVLCVGGSSGMGRGVAEVALSEGANVIVTSRSLEKAQKTADELGCQAEEVDISDETSVKQLFDRLDSLDHMMITAGAVIPVDGGQHLLPIG encoded by the coding sequence ATGAAGCTAAAGAATAAGTTAGTCCTTTGCGTAGGCGGTAGTAGTGGCATGGGTCGTGGAGTGGCCGAAGTAGCCCTTTCTGAAGGTGCGAATGTCATTGTTACTAGTCGGTCTTTAGAGAAAGCCCAGAAAACCGCTGACGAGTTAGGTTGTCAAGCCGAAGAAGTAGACATTTCGGATGAGACGAGTGTCAAGCAGCTCTTTGATAGACTGGATTCGCTTGACCATATGATGATAACGGCGGGAGCGGTCATCCCGGTAGATGGTGGTCAGCATCTATTACCGATTGGTTAA
- a CDS encoding Gfo/Idh/MocA family protein codes for MTQPIRVLVVGCGNMGASHARAYHTMNQFEIAGLVSRGSESRQTLSDELGGGIPLFSDFYEALKETQPDAVSVNTYPDTHAEYVTASLKAGAHVFVEKPLANTIEECEEIVKIAQETGKKLLIGYIVRVHPAWQKFIEISQTLGKPLVMRMNLNQQSSGKTWATHKNLMKSMSPIVDCGVHYVDVMCLMTQANPIRVSGIGARLTDEVASDMYNYGHLQVTFDDGSVGWYEAGWGPMMSETAFFVKDVIGPKGCVSIMESQSASDDVDAHSKTNALKVHFADRDENGQFTKKDEIVSTADEPDHQELCDREQELFYKAISEDMDLSQHHQDAINSLRVVLAADESFKTGKTVELGKYNI; via the coding sequence ATGACCCAACCTATTAGAGTACTCGTTGTCGGATGCGGTAATATGGGAGCGTCCCACGCCCGGGCGTATCATACAATGAATCAATTTGAGATAGCTGGCCTCGTTAGCCGAGGATCAGAAAGCCGTCAAACATTGTCCGATGAACTAGGTGGCGGAATACCGCTGTTCAGTGATTTCTACGAAGCCCTAAAAGAAACCCAGCCCGATGCTGTGTCAGTCAACACCTACCCTGATACCCACGCCGAATACGTTACTGCTAGTCTAAAAGCCGGAGCGCACGTATTTGTAGAAAAGCCGTTGGCTAACACCATTGAGGAGTGTGAAGAGATTGTGAAGATAGCGCAAGAAACGGGTAAAAAACTACTAATTGGCTACATTGTGCGGGTACACCCAGCTTGGCAGAAGTTTATTGAAATATCCCAAACATTGGGCAAACCGTTGGTGATGCGGATGAACCTGAACCAACAGAGTAGCGGTAAAACCTGGGCCACCCACAAAAATCTCATGAAATCCATGTCGCCTATCGTAGACTGCGGAGTACACTACGTAGACGTGATGTGTCTGATGACCCAAGCCAATCCTATTCGCGTAAGCGGCATCGGGGCGCGACTGACCGACGAAGTAGCTTCGGATATGTACAACTACGGCCATTTGCAAGTAACCTTCGACGATGGATCCGTCGGTTGGTACGAAGCGGGTTGGGGACCCATGATGAGTGAAACGGCTTTTTTTGTAAAGGATGTAATCGGGCCGAAGGGCTGCGTCAGCATTATGGAATCGCAGAGTGCTTCGGATGATGTGGATGCCCACTCCAAAACCAACGCCCTGAAAGTTCACTTTGCCGACCGTGACGAAAACGGACAGTTTACTAAGAAAGACGAAATTGTCAGTACCGCCGATGAACCCGACCACCAAGAACTCTGCGACCGGGAACAGGAACTCTTCTACAAAGCGATCAGCGAGGATATGGATTTATCCCAACACCACCAGGATGCGATCAATAGTCTTCGGGTGGTACTCGCCGCCGACGAATCGTTTAAGACCGGGAAAACAGTAGAGTTAGGTAAGTATAACATCTAA
- a CDS encoding RNA polymerase sigma-70 factor, which translates to MISKDTCDEDLLCLFQQGSEAAFEVLYNRYWERMLTIAYYRIGCVETAKGLVQDVFANLWQRREQLAIKTTFVIYLSSAMRYAVLDHIRSQVVQEKYVAAIKKAAQQVDDTTLESIEYRELTQVLNQEIGKLPAKCQTVFRLSRVDHHSNQEIAKQLNISPKTVENHLTKALKILRISLQEFMVFLLSIIFLPH; encoded by the coding sequence ATGATTAGTAAAGATACGTGCGATGAAGATCTGCTTTGCCTGTTCCAGCAGGGAAGTGAAGCAGCGTTTGAGGTGCTGTACAATCGCTACTGGGAACGGATGCTAACGATTGCTTACTACCGTATCGGTTGTGTAGAAACGGCTAAAGGGTTGGTGCAAGACGTTTTTGCTAATTTGTGGCAGCGAAGGGAGCAGCTTGCTATCAAAACCACCTTTGTTATCTACCTATCTTCAGCAATGCGGTACGCCGTACTGGATCATATACGATCTCAAGTAGTTCAGGAGAAATACGTGGCCGCTATCAAGAAAGCCGCGCAGCAGGTAGACGACACTACGCTAGAATCGATAGAATACCGGGAGCTGACCCAGGTACTCAATCAAGAGATTGGTAAACTTCCGGCGAAGTGCCAAACGGTATTCAGGTTGAGCCGGGTGGACCATCATTCCAACCAAGAGATTGCGAAACAACTGAACATATCACCCAAAACGGTTGAGAACCATCTTACCAAAGCTCTCAAAATTCTACGTATCAGTCTGCAAGAGTTTATGGTTTTCTTGCTATCAATTATCTTTTTACCTCATTGA
- a CDS encoding FecR family protein, whose product MDRDLDKIIRDYLSGEDTPEGKALFEAWYAAQSEGASPLEGLGDAEKERIRQEILTKAKQPLSILKEEKPDNLPKNHQKPIWYRMAAVWGGLLLISIACLLYFRYGSNTVTIQTAYGEISEVGLPDGSTVTLNANSTLRYATDWEEQADREVWLEGEAFFSVAHTLQNQRFRVHASDMNVEVLGTEFNVNTRRGDTEVVLHSGQVKLVIDTNQADSATVMRPGELAAYTESEQRLVKKVVNPQRYSHWRQQELVLDNTSLGEVAQAMEDYYGFTIIIPNDSLKNNRLTATTKLSLKDAELILATISEIYGIEVQRNGNEITLDYP is encoded by the coding sequence ATGGATCGGGATTTGGATAAAATTATTCGCGACTATCTATCAGGAGAAGACACCCCGGAGGGTAAAGCATTATTCGAGGCTTGGTACGCCGCTCAATCGGAAGGAGCTTCGCCACTAGAAGGTCTGGGTGACGCGGAAAAAGAAAGAATTAGGCAAGAAATTCTAACGAAGGCCAAGCAGCCTCTCTCAATCCTGAAAGAAGAAAAGCCCGATAACCTGCCTAAGAATCATCAAAAACCAATCTGGTACCGAATGGCTGCTGTGTGGGGCGGACTATTACTCATCAGCATAGCTTGCTTGCTGTACTTTAGATACGGGAGTAATACTGTAACTATTCAGACGGCCTACGGCGAAATTAGTGAGGTTGGCCTGCCCGATGGATCAACCGTCACTCTTAATGCTAACTCTACCCTTCGGTACGCTACCGACTGGGAAGAGCAGGCTGATCGAGAAGTGTGGTTGGAGGGAGAAGCGTTCTTCTCGGTAGCACATACCTTGCAAAATCAACGTTTTCGGGTTCATGCTTCTGATATGAATGTGGAAGTGCTAGGTACTGAATTTAATGTGAACACCCGTCGGGGCGATACGGAAGTCGTACTGCATTCGGGTCAGGTAAAGCTTGTAATAGACACTAATCAGGCAGACTCTGCCACAGTAATGAGACCAGGTGAGTTGGCCGCTTACACAGAAAGTGAGCAGCGTCTTGTTAAGAAAGTGGTAAACCCCCAACGTTATTCCCACTGGCGCCAGCAAGAGCTGGTGCTGGACAATACCTCTTTAGGAGAGGTTGCCCAAGCTATGGAGGACTACTACGGCTTTACCATTATCATCCCGAACGATTCGCTAAAAAACAACAGGCTCACGGCTACTACAAAGCTATCGCTAAAAGATGCTGAGCTTATTCTTGCCACCATCTCAGAAATATATGGTATTGAAGTACAGCGAAACGGCAATGAAATAACGCTCGATTATCCATAA
- a CDS encoding SusC/RagA family TonB-linked outer membrane protein — translation MVSFVQKQTTLLVVILIGCCQFEAFGQKLATATQPYTNQSVQVSFQEDQGQQLLEQALKEIGTQHKISFAFDQKVVDQKKVRKSALKANDLDQLLRNILTPLGLTYKKLDATHYIIRVATPKKQSVGKVETRTVSATAKQASLLPLSDARSVEQLPSLEKTISGQVTDENGESLPGVNILVKNTTVGTVTDIDGNFRVTAPDNAETLVFSSVGYLTQEVAINNRTTINLTMSPNVESLSEVVVVGYGTQKKSDVTGSVVSVDSEILQEANKVNAVQAIQGQVPGLDIQTVSNKPGGGFNIRVRGANTINFEEPVSQGGYSPGQNPLFVVDGIFVDDISFINPADIEQIDVLKDASATAIYGARGSSGVVIVTTKRGKSGKLSVQYDNYFGVRQPYNLPDIFEGEEYVEFMRDAVVGLAYSSGDFSVSREDVDLSTFLRPNELENIANGEYVDWVDLIKQNGFQMNHTLSLSGGTDRTTYGFGAGYTVDEGTFPGESLERYNIRANVQGEISDKITLTYSGYATYQVLNNGSFEGFRSAYRLRPTGTAFDENGEPEFWPLEGETFITNPLFEEDNITREHRSLSYIGNLGITVKPIEGLSLTSTFSPNLRFNRYGEYRGLFSKSVGQRVDNRRAIYNNSNNLGYTWDNIINYEVSLGAEHQLNATLISSAWTQRDELIETQVRNFTTDEFLFYNIDAGSDIRGLQNSFVQQSILSYSARLNYSLLSRYLLTVTGRYDGSSMLSEQNKWAFFPSAALAWRVSDEAFMENQSFVSDLKLRFSYGETGNNGAGGGLNPLGSQALINAGFTNLGDQPVQSAFFGTRIANQDLTWERTSEFNLGIDYGFLENRLVGALELYNRHTTDLILSRSLPTFTGKDQIFDNVGEIRNRGIEFNIRSVNVDNGSFKWTTLLNFARNINRIEQLYGGLDRLPNFSTRDAELIHQIGEDVGSFFTFEPTGIWQLDEADEAQALGQQPGQVKVRDVNEDGIITAEDRTIVGSPQPDWTGSITNTINFKGFDFTVFAYTRQGVESYSWFHRSHGWDQDDAPARFNGWATQYWTPDNPTNTWHQPGNSGPYKRALFYRDVSFVKIGYMTLGYTLPRGLVDRLGLSSLRVYATAQNPFVFTDYEGWDPESAGRNSWGAAFLSRTLMAGVNVRF, via the coding sequence ATGGTAAGTTTTGTACAAAAACAGACTACACTACTTGTGGTGATCCTGATTGGCTGTTGCCAGTTTGAGGCATTTGGCCAGAAGTTGGCGACGGCTACGCAGCCCTACACTAATCAGTCTGTCCAAGTAAGCTTTCAGGAGGATCAGGGCCAGCAACTGCTAGAGCAGGCCCTGAAAGAAATCGGAACGCAGCATAAAATAAGCTTTGCGTTTGACCAGAAAGTGGTCGATCAAAAGAAGGTACGTAAGTCGGCGTTGAAAGCGAACGACCTCGATCAGTTGCTACGCAATATACTGACTCCGCTCGGGCTTACCTACAAGAAGCTTGATGCTACGCACTACATCATCCGGGTGGCTACGCCTAAGAAACAGTCAGTCGGAAAAGTTGAAACCCGAACTGTGTCGGCAACGGCCAAACAAGCGAGCTTGCTACCATTGTCCGATGCCCGATCGGTAGAGCAGCTTCCTTCCCTGGAAAAAACGATTAGCGGACAAGTGACCGATGAGAACGGGGAGTCGCTACCGGGAGTAAATATTCTGGTGAAGAATACCACCGTAGGTACGGTAACCGATATTGACGGAAATTTTCGGGTTACTGCTCCTGACAATGCTGAGACATTGGTATTTTCCTCAGTGGGGTATCTCACGCAGGAAGTGGCTATCAATAACCGCACGACGATCAATCTAACCATGAGCCCGAACGTAGAATCGTTGTCGGAAGTAGTGGTGGTGGGGTACGGCACGCAGAAGAAGAGCGATGTGACGGGTTCGGTGGTGTCGGTAGATTCGGAGATACTTCAGGAGGCGAATAAGGTCAACGCAGTTCAGGCGATACAGGGGCAGGTGCCCGGTCTGGATATTCAAACCGTGAGCAACAAACCAGGCGGAGGCTTTAACATCCGGGTGCGTGGAGCTAATACGATCAACTTTGAAGAACCCGTGTCGCAGGGTGGGTACAGCCCGGGGCAGAACCCGCTGTTTGTCGTAGACGGTATTTTTGTGGACGACATTTCGTTTATCAACCCTGCGGATATTGAACAGATTGACGTGCTGAAAGATGCCTCAGCTACCGCTATCTATGGAGCTCGGGGTTCCAGCGGAGTAGTGATTGTTACTACCAAACGAGGGAAGTCAGGTAAGCTTTCGGTACAGTACGATAACTACTTCGGGGTGAGGCAACCTTACAACCTACCAGATATTTTTGAGGGCGAAGAGTACGTGGAGTTCATGCGGGATGCGGTAGTAGGACTAGCCTACAGCTCCGGAGATTTCTCAGTGAGCCGGGAAGATGTTGATCTGAGCACCTTCCTGCGGCCCAATGAACTGGAAAATATCGCTAACGGCGAGTACGTGGATTGGGTTGACCTCATCAAGCAAAACGGGTTTCAGATGAACCATACGCTGAGTTTATCCGGCGGCACTGACCGAACTACCTACGGTTTTGGAGCAGGGTACACGGTAGACGAAGGTACGTTTCCGGGTGAATCGCTAGAGCGGTATAACATTCGGGCCAATGTGCAGGGTGAGATCAGCGATAAAATTACCCTCACGTACAGCGGCTACGCCACTTACCAAGTTCTTAACAATGGCAGCTTCGAGGGGTTTCGCAGTGCCTACCGCTTGCGCCCGACTGGAACCGCCTTCGACGAAAACGGGGAACCCGAATTTTGGCCGCTGGAAGGGGAAACCTTTATTACGAACCCGCTCTTTGAGGAAGACAATATCACCCGCGAACATCGCTCGCTGAGCTACATCGGTAATCTTGGTATTACTGTAAAACCTATTGAAGGTCTAAGCTTGACCTCTACCTTCTCACCGAACCTGCGGTTCAACCGCTACGGTGAGTACCGAGGATTGTTTTCTAAGTCGGTTGGGCAGCGGGTAGATAACCGCCGAGCGATTTATAATAACTCTAACAACCTCGGCTATACCTGGGATAATATTATCAACTATGAAGTAAGCCTGGGAGCTGAACATCAGTTGAACGCGACCCTTATATCCTCGGCCTGGACTCAGCGCGATGAGCTTATTGAAACCCAGGTTAGAAACTTTACTACCGATGAATTTCTGTTCTACAATATTGATGCGGGCTCGGACATCAGAGGACTGCAAAACTCTTTTGTTCAGCAGTCAATATTATCGTACTCGGCTCGGCTAAACTACAGCTTGCTATCTAGGTACTTGCTAACAGTAACCGGACGCTACGATGGGTCTTCTATGCTGTCGGAGCAGAACAAGTGGGCGTTTTTCCCCTCGGCTGCTTTGGCCTGGCGAGTGAGTGACGAGGCGTTTATGGAAAATCAGTCGTTTGTATCGGATTTGAAGCTTCGCTTTAGCTACGGGGAAACCGGAAATAATGGTGCTGGGGGAGGATTAAACCCCTTAGGTTCTCAAGCACTAATCAATGCTGGGTTTACCAACTTGGGCGATCAGCCAGTACAATCCGCTTTTTTTGGAACACGAATCGCCAACCAAGACCTAACCTGGGAGCGAACCAGTGAATTCAACCTGGGAATCGATTACGGGTTTTTAGAGAACCGACTCGTCGGCGCATTGGAGCTATACAATCGGCACACCACCGACCTCATTCTGTCCCGTAGCTTACCTACCTTTACCGGAAAAGATCAGATATTTGACAACGTAGGGGAAATTCGTAACCGGGGTATTGAGTTTAACATTCGCAGTGTGAACGTAGATAATGGTTCGTTTAAGTGGACTACTTTATTAAACTTTGCTAGGAATATTAACCGAATTGAGCAACTGTACGGCGGGTTGGATCGCCTTCCGAATTTTTCCACACGAGATGCTGAGCTAATTCACCAAATAGGAGAAGACGTAGGTTCTTTCTTTACTTTCGAGCCCACTGGCATTTGGCAGTTGGATGAGGCAGATGAGGCGCAGGCACTCGGTCAGCAGCCGGGGCAGGTAAAGGTACGGGATGTAAACGAAGATGGTATCATCACTGCTGAGGACCGCACCATTGTGGGTTCCCCCCAGCCGGACTGGACCGGTAGTATCACCAATACCATCAACTTCAAAGGCTTTGACTTCACCGTGTTTGCTTACACCCGGCAGGGAGTTGAATCCTACAGTTGGTTCCACCGCTCGCATGGTTGGGATCAGGACGATGCTCCGGCTCGCTTCAACGGCTGGGCCACGCAATATTGGACTCCCGATAACCCGACCAATACTTGGCACCAGCCCGGAAACTCTGGGCCGTATAAGCGGGCACTATTCTACCGCGATGTGTCGTTCGTGAAAATTGGCTATATGACGCTGGGCTACACCTTGCCTCGTGGGCTGGTAGACCGGCTCGGGCTAAGTAGTTTGCGGGTGTACGCCACGGCGCAGAACCCATTCGTGTTTACCGACTACGAAGGGTGGGACCCTGAAAGTGCCGGAAGAAACTCTTGGGGGGCCGCCTTTCTGTCGCGCACGCTGATGGCCGGAGTAAATGTAAGGTTCTAA
- a CDS encoding RagB/SusD family nutrient uptake outer membrane protein produces MKTIHQYLLIIVGFIVLSGCEDFLEEENRQSLTDANAFENPEVFDQLVVNVYSQYREAFMDFQMEFMGTDMATREALVAGVSELNDYVNIATDNGTIRDYWTRYYKVIDAANTVVSRVDQIAGVTESQREVGLAEAKFFRAFAYFHLVEHFSDVPLIVEEVTSAEFSYTRTPEADVYNQVVMDIDEAIANLPNEVDVYGRLTKDAARHLKSKILLTRGYKSYREETDFSEAAALAETVIANRPLVDSFELLTAIGNQRNSEVILSMLFGTEAIAQGDGVGADGNARHQLFKFTYDIYPGLNRSSIYGRGSGISLTPQYFDLFEAGDERESATLRRVIYALEDDGEIMVGDTAVFFPREPWSEAEKAAVPYTVINEDEYYIPNGFTPVHYPMFQKFDDPTVPYGDAGGFRDAVIFRSGEAYLIAAEAYLGAGDASQAAEYINTLRNRAGLGNITANDVTVDLILNESAKELLGEVSRWMDLKRTGRLIDRVLAFNPHAALNNTLEAKHLVRPIPQSEIDLTDGLTQNEGYQ; encoded by the coding sequence ATGAAAACAATACATCAATACCTACTTATCATCGTTGGATTCATTGTTCTGAGCGGTTGTGAAGACTTCTTGGAAGAGGAAAACCGACAGTCGCTAACCGATGCCAACGCCTTTGAAAACCCCGAAGTGTTCGACCAGCTTGTGGTGAATGTGTACAGCCAGTACCGGGAGGCTTTTATGGATTTTCAGATGGAGTTTATGGGCACCGATATGGCTACCCGGGAAGCCCTGGTTGCGGGGGTAAGTGAACTGAACGACTACGTGAATATCGCTACCGACAACGGTACAATCAGAGACTACTGGACTCGCTACTACAAAGTGATTGATGCCGCTAATACGGTAGTTTCGCGCGTTGACCAGATTGCGGGAGTCACCGAATCGCAGCGGGAGGTTGGGCTAGCCGAAGCGAAGTTCTTTCGGGCGTTTGCCTACTTCCACTTAGTAGAGCATTTTAGCGACGTTCCGCTGATTGTAGAAGAAGTGACCTCAGCAGAATTTAGCTATACCCGAACCCCGGAGGCCGATGTGTATAACCAGGTGGTAATGGACATAGACGAGGCCATTGCCAACCTGCCTAACGAGGTAGACGTGTACGGTCGGCTGACCAAAGATGCCGCCCGTCATCTCAAATCAAAGATACTACTGACCCGAGGGTATAAATCGTACCGCGAAGAGACCGACTTTTCGGAAGCCGCTGCGCTGGCCGAGACGGTAATTGCCAACCGTCCGCTGGTAGACTCCTTCGAGCTCTTAACCGCTATTGGCAACCAACGCAATTCAGAAGTGATACTTAGTATGCTATTCGGTACTGAGGCGATTGCTCAGGGCGATGGAGTGGGGGCTGATGGTAATGCCCGGCACCAGTTATTTAAATTTACCTACGATATCTATCCCGGCCTTAATCGGTCAAGTATCTACGGACGAGGTTCGGGCATTAGCCTTACGCCTCAGTACTTTGATCTGTTTGAAGCGGGTGACGAGCGGGAAAGTGCCACGCTACGCCGGGTGATTTACGCCCTGGAAGACGATGGTGAGATTATGGTGGGCGATACCGCCGTATTTTTTCCCCGGGAACCTTGGTCAGAGGCCGAGAAAGCGGCGGTACCCTACACGGTTATCAACGAAGACGAATACTACATTCCCAACGGTTTTACCCCGGTTCATTATCCCATGTTCCAAAAGTTTGATGATCCTACCGTTCCCTACGGAGACGCGGGCGGCTTTCGTGATGCGGTTATCTTCCGTTCGGGCGAAGCGTACCTGATTGCGGCCGAAGCCTATCTGGGTGCCGGAGATGCTTCCCAAGCGGCTGAGTACATTAACACGCTACGCAACCGCGCTGGGTTAGGCAACATCACTGCTAACGATGTAACCGTTGATCTTATTCTGAACGAGAGTGCCAAGGAGCTGCTCGGAGAGGTAAGCCGCTGGATGGACCTGAAACGTACCGGAAGGCTCATTGACCGCGTGCTCGCTTTTAATCCGCATGCCGCGCTAAATAATACGCTGGAAGCCAAACACCTGGTTCGCCCTATTCCGCAAAGTGAAATTGACCTAACCGATGGATTGACTCAGAACGAAGGGTACCAATAG